The following nucleotide sequence is from Flavimarina sp. Hel_I_48.
GTGCAGTCATGCTCCCTCCCTGACGCTGGCCTCCACTATTGCTATGGCCACCCAGGATTTCTGCATAGATCGTAGCATTACGCGCTAAAGCGGAATCCAGACTTTCAAGAACCAGCGCGCCCGCACCACAGCCAGGCACAAATCCGCTGGCGTTTGAATCCATGGGTCGGGATGCTGCCTTTGGATCCTTATTATATTTGGATGGCAAAATACGCAGTGCATCAAAACCGCACCATACATAAGGGCCACCATCACTGGTGCTACCGGCCAGCATTCGCTTGGCCTTTCCATATTTTATACGCTCATAGGCAGTTAAAATGGCTTCGGTACCTGTAGCGCAGGCTGAAGAATTGGAAGTCACTAAATTCCCCAGACCCAGCATACCACCCAGATAGGCACTTACCCCACTGCTCATGGTCTGTTGTACGCTCGTACTGCCCAGGCGGCGCACATTGCCATCATCAACCTTATAAATACTTTCCCTGTATTTATCTACACCAAGCGTGCCCATTCCGAAAACAGTTCCGCTATCAAAATCGGGTATCTCATGCTCTGTTTTCAAACCGGCATCTTTCCAGGCATCCATACCGGCAATGACGCCGTATAAAATGCCCGCGCTATTGAAATTTCGTAATTGTAGCGGTGTAAAATAATCGTCAATTTTACGCTGCGGAATAAGTGGCATCGCCCCTATCTGACAGGAGAATTTGAGATCGCGTAATTCGCTAAAAAAACGCACCCCGCTTTTTCCGTCAGCGATGGCTTCCTTAAAATCCGGGACGCTCACCGCGTTAGGCGCACAAACACCCAGACCTGTAACCACGACACGATTAGTTCCCATCATCAGGAATTAAAATTCCGGAAAGTACACCGCTGCAAACCTCTTCTCCAGCACTGTTGAGCATTTTTACTTTACATTTTAATTTATGCATCCTAAAGTATTGCTTTTGGGAATGTACGGTCACTTTTTCACCCGGATAAACCGGTTTTTTAAAAAGCACATGATTTTCAGTCATGGCTACTTTTGCGTTGCTTTGAAGGTCATGGCCTTTTTCGGCCAACAAATAAATCCCCAGACATACCAGGCCAATTTGTGCCATACATTCAGTAAGTATAACCCCGGGTGTTACAGGATGGTTTACAAAATGACCTTTATAAAAATAAGAATCCTCTGGAAACGTATAGGAACCCACGATATGCTCCTCTGAAACTTCCTCTATATGGTCAGCAAACAAAAAAGGTTCGTCATAGGGCAGCCTTGTTATGAGTTGGTCTCTATTCATATAAATTTACTGGACACATATAACTTCCTATGGGAGAACCATCAGGAATTGTAGGTGATGGAAGCGCTTCAAATTTTTGAGGTTCTTTTAAAAACTGCTCTATATCTGTAGTTACATACCTATTTTCATCGCGT
It contains:
- a CDS encoding beta-ketoacyl-[acyl-carrier-protein] synthase family protein, giving the protein MGTNRVVVTGLGVCAPNAVSVPDFKEAIADGKSGVRFFSELRDLKFSCQIGAMPLIPQRKIDDYFTPLQLRNFNSAGILYGVIAGMDAWKDAGLKTEHEIPDFDSGTVFGMGTLGVDKYRESIYKVDDGNVRRLGSTSVQQTMSSGVSAYLGGMLGLGNLVTSNSSACATGTEAILTAYERIKYGKAKRMLAGSTSDGGPYVWCGFDALRILPSKYNKDPKAASRPMDSNASGFVPGCGAGALVLESLDSALARNATIYAEILGGHSNSGGQRQGGSMTAPNSEAVVNCIKGAVADAKIAPQQIDAINGHLTATTMDAQEIKNWSSALGLKGMDFPYINSLKGMVGHCLAASGSIECVASVLQLKNDFLFPNINITEVHPEILEEVDISKIPLNKINIPLQTLIKASFGFGDVNCCLIFSIYKPNL
- a CDS encoding 3-hydroxyacyl-ACP dehydratase FabZ family protein; protein product: MNRDQLITRLPYDEPFLFADHIEEVSEEHIVGSYTFPEDSYFYKGHFVNHPVTPGVILTECMAQIGLVCLGIYLLAEKGHDLQSNAKVAMTENHVLFKKPVYPGEKVTVHSQKQYFRMHKLKCKVKMLNSAGEEVCSGVLSGILIPDDGN